In Marinobacter antarcticus, one genomic interval encodes:
- the ftsH gene encoding ATP-dependent zinc metalloprotease FtsH — MNDMAKNLVLWLIIAAVLLMVFQNFSPTTSGQQVNYSQFVEMVQQGQVNKVTIDGLEIEGTRADGSQFQTIRPQVADNKLMDDLLANQVEVIGKEPERQSLWTQLLVAAFPILIIIALFVFFMRQMQGGGAGGKGPMSFGKSKAKLMSEDQIKTTFADVAGVDEAKEDVKELVDFLRDPSKFQRLGGSIPKGVLMVGQPGTGKTLLAKAIAGEAKVPFFSISGSDFVEMFVGVGASRVRDMFEQAKKQSPCIIFIDEIDAVGRHRGAGMGGGHDEREQTLNALLVEMDGFEGNEGVIVIAATNRPDVLDPALLRPGRFDRQVVVGLPDIIGREQILKVHMKKVPLDENVEPALIARGTPGFSGADLANLVNEAALVAARRNMRLVSMEEFELAKDKILMGAERKSMVMSEKEKLNTAYHESGHAIVGRLMPEHDPVYKVSIIPRGRALGVTMFLPEEDRYSHSKRFLISSICSLFGGRIAEELTLGFDGVTTGASNDIERATSLARNMVTRWGLSEKLGPLQYDTDSEEPFLGRSAGQSQTVYSPETAQRIDEEVRNIIDTCYEKATKILVDNRDKLDLMAQALMKYETIDRYQIDDIMEGRAPRPPKGWDDRGSAGGAKADDPEQTSGAKPSDDGRRSDLGRPAGEH, encoded by the coding sequence TTGAACGATATGGCAAAAAATCTGGTTCTCTGGCTTATAATAGCCGCAGTACTGCTGATGGTGTTTCAGAATTTCTCTCCCACCACCAGCGGTCAGCAAGTCAATTATTCCCAATTCGTTGAAATGGTTCAGCAGGGCCAAGTCAACAAAGTCACTATTGATGGTCTGGAAATTGAGGGCACCCGCGCCGATGGTTCCCAGTTTCAGACGATTCGCCCACAGGTGGCGGATAACAAGCTGATGGACGATCTGCTCGCGAATCAAGTAGAAGTGATCGGCAAGGAGCCGGAGCGGCAGAGCTTGTGGACGCAGTTGCTGGTGGCGGCATTCCCGATACTGATCATAATCGCACTGTTCGTGTTCTTTATGCGCCAGATGCAGGGCGGCGGGGCTGGCGGCAAAGGCCCCATGTCGTTTGGTAAAAGCAAAGCGAAGCTGATGAGTGAAGACCAGATCAAGACCACGTTTGCCGATGTGGCCGGTGTGGATGAGGCCAAAGAAGATGTTAAGGAGTTGGTGGACTTCCTTCGGGATCCCAGCAAGTTCCAGCGTCTTGGTGGCAGCATTCCCAAAGGCGTCTTGATGGTGGGGCAGCCGGGTACCGGTAAAACACTGCTGGCCAAGGCCATCGCTGGTGAAGCAAAAGTTCCGTTCTTCTCGATTTCCGGTTCCGACTTCGTGGAAATGTTCGTAGGTGTCGGTGCATCCCGTGTGCGAGACATGTTCGAACAAGCCAAGAAGCAAAGCCCCTGCATTATCTTCATCGACGAAATCGATGCGGTCGGCCGCCATCGTGGTGCCGGCATGGGTGGTGGTCACGATGAGCGTGAGCAGACCTTGAACGCGCTACTGGTTGAAATGGACGGCTTTGAGGGTAATGAAGGCGTTATCGTTATTGCTGCGACCAACCGCCCGGACGTTCTTGACCCGGCACTGTTGCGCCCGGGACGTTTTGACCGTCAGGTCGTGGTTGGGCTGCCCGACATTATTGGTCGTGAGCAGATTCTCAAGGTGCACATGAAGAAAGTGCCCCTGGATGAAAATGTTGAGCCCGCGCTTATTGCACGTGGCACCCCAGGCTTCTCCGGTGCCGATCTTGCGAACCTGGTTAACGAAGCAGCGCTTGTTGCGGCTCGTCGAAATATGCGCCTGGTCTCCATGGAAGAGTTTGAGCTGGCAAAAGACAAGATCCTGATGGGCGCCGAGCGCAAGTCCATGGTGATGAGCGAAAAAGAAAAGCTCAACACGGCTTACCACGAGTCTGGTCACGCGATTGTTGGCCGGCTGATGCCGGAGCATGACCCGGTTTACAAGGTGAGCATTATTCCCCGTGGGCGCGCCTTGGGTGTGACGATGTTCCTCCCCGAGGAGGACAGGTACAGTCATAGCAAACGTTTCCTGATCAGCTCCATTTGCAGCCTCTTTGGTGGTCGTATTGCCGAAGAGCTGACGCTGGGTTTTGATGGCGTGACTACCGGCGCATCGAATGACATCGAGCGAGCTACCAGCCTGGCCCGTAACATGGTCACCCGCTGGGGGCTGTCTGAGAAACTCGGGCCGCTGCAGTATGATACCGACAGTGAAGAGCCGTTCCTTGGGCGCTCTGCTGGGCAGTCCCAGACGGTCTACTCGCCCGAAACGGCGCAGCGTATTGATGAGGAAGTCCGCAATATCATCGATACCTGTTACGAGAAGGCTACGAAAATTCTGGTCGATAACCGGGATAAGCTGGATCTCATGGCTCAGGCGTTGATGAAGTATGAAACTATCGATCGCTACCAGATCGATGACATCATGGAGGGCCGCGCGCCGCGTCCGCCGAAAGGTTGGGATGACAGGGGCTCTGCAGGTGGTGCCAAGGCTGACGATCCGGAGCAGACTTCCGGAGCTAAGCCTTCTGATGATGGCCGTCGGTCTGATTTGGGTCGGCCTGCTGGAGAGCATTAA
- the yhbY gene encoding ribosome assembly RNA-binding protein YhbY, whose amino-acid sequence MSLSPEQRREYRAIAHNLKPVIIVGDKGLTENLQEELERALNDHELIKIKVASQDREGRQEAIRTLCESSGAEVVQTIGKIAVIMRRAKKPNPKLSNLLRHKN is encoded by the coding sequence ATGAGCCTTTCACCGGAACAGCGCCGGGAGTACCGGGCTATTGCCCATAACCTGAAGCCCGTCATTATTGTGGGTGACAAGGGCCTGACCGAGAACCTTCAGGAAGAGCTGGAGCGCGCCCTGAACGACCACGAACTCATCAAGATTAAAGTGGCGAGCCAGGACCGCGAAGGCCGCCAGGAAGCGATCAGAACCCTGTGCGAGTCCAGCGGCGCAGAAGTGGTGCAGACCATTGGCAAGATTGCGGTAATTATGCGCAGGGCAAAGAAGCCCAACCCAAAACTGTCCAATCTGCTGCGCCACAAAAACTGA
- the greA gene encoding transcription elongation factor GreA has product MTKAGETRLREELQKLKSEDRPRVIAAISDAREHGDLKENAEYHAAREQQSFIEGRIQEIEGKLSAAQVIDVTDMENTGRVIFGTTVHLMNMDTDEQVVYKIVGEDEADIKKGKLSISSPIARALVGKSEDDVVAIRVPSGTVEYEIEKVEYI; this is encoded by the coding sequence ATGACAAAAGCGGGCGAGACCCGCCTTCGTGAAGAGCTCCAGAAGCTGAAGTCTGAGGATCGTCCCAGGGTTATCGCCGCGATTTCGGATGCGCGAGAGCATGGTGATCTGAAAGAAAACGCTGAGTATCATGCTGCCCGGGAGCAGCAGAGCTTCATAGAAGGCCGTATTCAGGAAATCGAAGGCAAGCTTTCAGCTGCTCAGGTGATTGATGTCACCGACATGGAGAATACCGGTCGGGTTATCTTCGGAACCACTGTTCATCTGATGAACATGGATACGGATGAGCAGGTTGTATACAAGATCGTTGGTGAAGACGAAGCTGACATCAAAAAAGGCAAGCTTTCCATCTCGTCGCCCATTGCCCGCGCTCTGGTTGGCAAGAGCGAAGACGATGTTGTGGCTATCCGCGTGCCCTCCGGCACCGTGGAGTACGAAATCGAAAAGGTGGAATACATCTGA
- the carB gene encoding carbamoyl-phosphate synthase large subunit has protein sequence MPKRTDIKSILILGAGPIVIGQACEFDYSGAQACKALREEGYRVILVNSNPATIMTDPVMADATYIEPINWQTVAKIIEKEKPDALLPTMGGQTALNCALDLEKHGVLAEHGVEMIGANADTIDKAEDRSRFDKAMKAIGLECPRASIAHTMAEAWTVAEDIGFPCIIRPSFTMGGSGGGIAYNRDEFEEICTRGLDLSPTNELLIDESLIGWKEYEMEVVRDKADNCIIVCAIENFDAMGVHTGDSITVAPAQTLTDKEYQIMRNASLAVLREIGVETGGSNVQFGINPDTGRMVVIEMNPRVSRSSALASKATGFPIAKVAAKLAVGYTLDELRNEITGGVTPASFEPSIDYVVTKIPRFTFEKFPQADARLTTQMKSVGEVMAIGRTFQESLQKALRGLEVGSDGFDEQLEEFTSESSRETLTRELSVPGAERIWYIGDAFRAGLSVDDVFQYTKVDPWYLVQIEDLIREEQALKSAGKADIDHATMFRLKRKGFSDARLAKLLGITEASLRKLRHDLNIRPVYKRVDTCAAEFASDTAYMYSTYEEECEADASDREKIVVIGGGPNRIGQGIEFDYCCVHAALAMREDGYETIMINCNPETVSTDYDTSDRLYFEPITLEDVLEIIHIEKPKGVIVQYGGQTPLKLARGLEAAGVPIIGTSPDAIDRAEDRERFQQMINRLGLKQPENATVRSHEEGILAAREIGYPLVVRPSYVLGGRAMEIVYGEEELVRYMRSAVLVSNDSPVLLDHFLNAAIEVDIDAICDGKDVVIGGIMQHIEQAGIHSGDSACSLPPYTLPSDVQDAMREAVRKMAIELEVVGLMNVQLAWQDDEIYVIEVNPRASRTVPFVSKAIGVSLAKVAARVMAGTSLAEQGFTKEVVPSYYAVKESVFPFNKFPSVDPILGPEMKSTGEVMGLGDSFDEAFAKASLAIGERLPSEGTVFMSVRDVDKAGAIQVARDLVSTGFRLIATTGTAKAFREAGLEVARVNKVGEGRPHIVDAIKNGQVQLIINTTEGRKAVSDSAQIRQSALQTKVAYTTTLAGGEAFCRAIRFGPERTVRRLQDLHAGKYDYE, from the coding sequence ATGCCAAAACGGACCGATATTAAAAGCATCCTGATTCTGGGCGCAGGCCCGATTGTGATCGGGCAGGCGTGCGAATTTGATTACTCCGGCGCTCAGGCCTGCAAAGCCCTGCGTGAAGAAGGTTACCGGGTGATCCTGGTTAACTCGAACCCGGCCACCATCATGACCGACCCGGTGATGGCGGATGCCACCTACATCGAGCCGATTAACTGGCAGACCGTCGCCAAGATCATTGAAAAAGAAAAGCCTGACGCACTGCTGCCCACCATGGGTGGGCAGACCGCGCTTAACTGTGCGCTTGATCTCGAAAAGCACGGCGTGCTGGCGGAGCATGGTGTGGAAATGATCGGCGCCAACGCCGACACTATCGATAAGGCAGAAGACCGGAGTCGCTTCGACAAGGCCATGAAAGCCATTGGTCTTGAATGCCCGCGTGCCTCCATTGCCCACACTATGGCAGAAGCCTGGACAGTTGCTGAAGACATCGGCTTTCCATGCATCATCCGCCCATCGTTCACCATGGGCGGTTCTGGCGGCGGTATTGCATACAACCGGGACGAATTTGAAGAGATCTGCACCCGCGGTCTTGATCTCTCACCCACCAACGAGCTGCTTATTGATGAGTCGTTGATTGGCTGGAAAGAGTATGAGATGGAAGTGGTTCGCGACAAGGCGGACAACTGCATCATTGTATGCGCCATTGAGAACTTCGACGCCATGGGCGTGCATACCGGGGATTCCATAACCGTCGCGCCGGCGCAGACGCTGACCGACAAAGAATACCAGATCATGCGCAATGCCTCTTTGGCAGTGCTGCGTGAGATAGGTGTGGAAACCGGCGGCTCCAACGTACAGTTTGGCATCAATCCGGACACTGGCCGGATGGTCGTTATCGAGATGAACCCGAGGGTTTCGCGTTCATCGGCACTGGCTTCCAAGGCTACCGGTTTCCCGATTGCCAAAGTGGCAGCCAAGCTGGCGGTCGGTTACACACTCGATGAGCTACGCAACGAGATAACCGGTGGCGTAACGCCTGCGTCGTTCGAGCCCAGCATCGACTATGTTGTTACCAAGATTCCGAGATTTACCTTTGAGAAGTTCCCCCAGGCCGATGCTCGCCTGACTACCCAGATGAAATCTGTGGGTGAAGTCATGGCCATTGGTCGCACCTTTCAGGAATCTCTGCAGAAAGCTCTTCGGGGTCTGGAGGTTGGTTCTGATGGTTTTGATGAGCAGCTTGAAGAGTTTACCTCGGAAAGTTCTCGTGAAACGCTCACCCGCGAGCTCAGCGTTCCCGGTGCCGAGCGTATCTGGTACATCGGTGATGCTTTCCGGGCCGGGCTGAGCGTGGATGACGTGTTCCAGTACACCAAGGTTGATCCCTGGTATCTGGTGCAGATCGAAGATCTTATCCGTGAAGAGCAGGCTCTGAAGTCCGCCGGCAAGGCTGATATTGATCATGCCACTATGTTCCGACTCAAGCGCAAGGGTTTCTCCGATGCGCGTCTGGCCAAGTTGTTGGGCATAACCGAAGCGAGCCTGCGCAAGCTGCGGCATGATCTGAACATTCGCCCGGTTTACAAGCGCGTGGACACCTGTGCGGCGGAGTTTGCTTCTGATACCGCCTATATGTACTCCACCTATGAGGAAGAGTGCGAAGCGGATGCCAGCGATCGTGAGAAAATCGTGGTTATCGGCGGCGGTCCTAACCGGATTGGCCAAGGCATCGAATTTGATTACTGCTGTGTGCACGCGGCCCTCGCCATGCGTGAAGACGGCTATGAAACCATCATGATCAACTGTAACCCGGAGACTGTATCGACCGACTACGACACCTCCGACCGGTTGTACTTTGAGCCGATTACGCTCGAGGACGTGCTGGAAATTATCCACATAGAGAAGCCTAAAGGCGTGATCGTCCAGTACGGCGGCCAGACACCGTTGAAGCTGGCCCGAGGGCTGGAGGCTGCCGGCGTACCCATTATTGGTACCAGCCCGGATGCGATTGACCGCGCGGAAGATCGTGAGCGGTTTCAGCAGATGATTAATCGCCTGGGGCTCAAGCAGCCGGAAAACGCCACTGTGCGTAGCCATGAGGAAGGTATTCTGGCTGCCCGTGAGATCGGTTATCCGCTGGTGGTGCGCCCGTCATACGTGCTGGGCGGCCGAGCCATGGAAATTGTTTACGGAGAGGAAGAGCTGGTGCGCTATATGCGCAGTGCCGTATTGGTCTCCAACGATAGCCCGGTATTGCTGGACCACTTCCTCAATGCCGCAATCGAGGTGGATATTGATGCTATCTGCGACGGCAAAGATGTGGTTATCGGCGGTATTATGCAGCACATTGAGCAAGCGGGTATTCATTCCGGTGACTCTGCATGCTCGCTACCGCCATACACTCTGCCGTCCGACGTGCAGGACGCCATGCGCGAGGCCGTAAGGAAAATGGCCATTGAGCTGGAAGTAGTGGGCCTGATGAACGTGCAGCTGGCCTGGCAGGATGATGAGATTTACGTGATTGAAGTTAACCCCCGTGCTTCAAGGACCGTGCCCTTTGTCTCCAAAGCCATCGGTGTATCGCTGGCCAAGGTGGCGGCGAGGGTCATGGCGGGGACGTCTCTTGCGGAGCAGGGCTTTACTAAAGAAGTGGTGCCCAGTTATTACGCTGTAAAAGAGTCTGTCTTCCCGTTCAACAAGTTCCCGTCCGTTGACCCGATCCTCGGACCGGAGATGAAATCCACAGGTGAGGTTATGGGGCTTGGTGACAGCTTTGATGAGGCTTTTGCCAAGGCTTCACTGGCCATCGGAGAGCGGCTGCCGTCCGAAGGAACAGTGTTCATGTCGGTTCGCGATGTGGACAAGGCCGGTGCCATTCAGGTTGCCCGCGATCTGGTTAGCACCGGGTTCAGGCTTATTGCCACCACCGGCACCGCTAAAGCCTTTCGCGAGGCGGGGCTTGAGGTGGCGCGGGTGAACAAGGTGGGTGAGGGGCGGCCCCACATAGTGGACGCTATCAAGAACGGCCAGGTTCAGCTTATTATTAATACAACTGAGGGGCGCAAGGCAGTGTCCGATTCGGCGCAGATTCGCCAGTCAGCTCTGCAGACCAAAGTAGCCTACACAACAACACTGGCGGGCGGCGAAGCCTTCTGTCGGGCCATCAGGTTCGGCCCGGAGCGAACAGTACGCCGTCTGCAAGACCTTCACGCAGGGAAGTATGATTATGAGTGA